Proteins encoded by one window of Brienomyrus brachyistius isolate T26 chromosome 1, BBRACH_0.4, whole genome shotgun sequence:
- the LOC125750277 gene encoding transcription factor EC-like isoform X4 yields MPHLADCSYYDIRDGGRVLNIQGHLESPQYSPQPSQAQQLKQYLALGSRLADCEPPEPVSHSHRGQFPAPTPIMHSGHLAPLSSGSPSDCPGTLMSITCSGKDNEFPMDEVFDDLISLESTFSNEGLGCTDTHITMQNNVSHSNSMMDVYGTEQGMTAPSGGMTPAAYGAKLTIKSEFTEHDTRVLAKERQKKDNHNLIERRRRYNINYRIKELGTLIPKSNDPDMRWNKGTILKASVEYIKWLQRQQQHGRELEGRQRRLEQANRRLLLRIQELEIQARAHGLPSMAPSLGSAESPSHLLKLPQMPHAQQSVYQEDLSGDYAESPAAPPMGHTEHGSTVVAFSDPLSHFTDFFNGTLKEESRLDGILTGGSLSPFHADPLLSATSPPASKGSSRRSSFSTDNGDDL; encoded by the exons ATGCCACACTTGGCCGACTGTAGCTACTATGACATACGGGACGGAGGCAGAGTGTTAAAT ATCCAGGGACACCTGGAGAGCCCCCAGTACAGCCCGCAGCCCTCGCAGGCCCAGCAGCTGAAGCAGTACCTGGCCCTGGGCTCCAGGCTCGCTGACTGTGAGCCCCCGGAACCTGTCTCTCACTCCCACCGCGGGCAGTTCCCGGCACCCACACCCATCATGCACAGCGGGCACCTGGCACCCCTCAGCTCTGGAAGCCCTTCAGACTGTCCTGGAACTCTAATGTCCATCACCTGCAGTGGCAAAGACAATGAG TTCCCGATGGATGAAGTCTTTGATGACTTAATTAGCCTGGAATCCACTTTCAGTAACGAGGGTTTGGGATGCACGGATACTCACatcacaatgcaaaacaat GTGTCCCACAGCAACAGCATGATGGACGTGTATGGCACTGAGCAAGGTATGACTGCCCCTAGTGGTGGCATGACACCTGCAGCATATGGGGCAAAGCTCACAATAAAAAGTGAATTCACAG AACATGACACAAGAGTTTTGGCCAAAGAAAGACAAAAGAAGGACAACCATAACTTAA TTGAAAGGAGAAGAAGGTACAACATCAACTACAGGATCAAGGAGCTTGGGACACTGATACCAAAGTCCAATGACCC TGATATGCGCTGGAACAAGGGCACCATACTCAAGGCCTCGGTGGAGTATATCAAGTGGCTGCAGAGGCAGCAGCAGCATGGGCGCGAGTTAGAGGGCCGGCAGAGGAGGCTGGAACAGGCTAATCGGAGGCTGCTGCTCAGGATCCAG GAGCTGGAGATCCAGGCTCGAGCACACGGCCTCCCCAGCATGGCCCCTTCCCTGGGTTCCGCAGAGTCGCCCTCTCACCTCCTCAAGCTTCCGCAGATGCCTCATGCACAGCAGTCTGTGTACCAAGAGGACCTGAGTGGGGACTACGCAGAGAGTCCCGCCGCCCCCCCCATGGGTCACACGGAGCACGGCAGCACGGTCGTCGCCTTTTCGGATCCCCTGTCTCACTTCACAGACTTCTTCAATGGAACTCTTAAAGAGGAGAGCCGGCTGGACGGTATCCTGACGGGAGGCTCGCTGTCGCCCTTCCACGCAGACCCGCTTCTCTCCGCCACATCGCCCCCTGCCTCCAAGGGGAGTAGCCGCAGGAGCAGCTTCAGTACAGACAATGGCGATGACCTCTGA
- the LOC125750277 gene encoding transcription factor EC-like isoform X3, producing the protein MHSGHLAPLSSGSPSDCPGTLMSITCSGKDNEFPMDEVFDDLISLESTFSNEGLGCTDTHITMQNNVSHSNSMMDVYGTEQEHDTRVLAKERQKKDNHNLIERRRRYNINYRIKELGTLIPKSNDPDMRWNKGTILKASVEYIKWLQRQQQHGRELEGRQRRLEQANRRLLLRIQELEIQARAHGLPSMAPSLGSAESPSHLLKLPQMPHAQQSVYQEDLSGDYAESPAAPPMGHTEHGSTVVAFSDPLSHFTDFFNGTLKEESRLDGILTGGSLSPFHADPLLSATSPPASKGSSRRSSFSTDNGDDL; encoded by the exons ATGCACAGCGGGCACCTGGCACCCCTCAGCTCTGGAAGCCCTTCAGACTGTCCTGGAACTCTAATGTCCATCACCTGCAGTGGCAAAGACAATGAG TTCCCGATGGATGAAGTCTTTGATGACTTAATTAGCCTGGAATCCACTTTCAGTAACGAGGGTTTGGGATGCACGGATACTCACatcacaatgcaaaacaat GTGTCCCACAGCAACAGCATGATGGACGTGTATGGCACTGAGCAAG AACATGACACAAGAGTTTTGGCCAAAGAAAGACAAAAGAAGGACAACCATAACTTAA TTGAAAGGAGAAGAAGGTACAACATCAACTACAGGATCAAGGAGCTTGGGACACTGATACCAAAGTCCAATGACCC TGATATGCGCTGGAACAAGGGCACCATACTCAAGGCCTCGGTGGAGTATATCAAGTGGCTGCAGAGGCAGCAGCAGCATGGGCGCGAGTTAGAGGGCCGGCAGAGGAGGCTGGAACAGGCTAATCGGAGGCTGCTGCTCAGGATCCAG GAGCTGGAGATCCAGGCTCGAGCACACGGCCTCCCCAGCATGGCCCCTTCCCTGGGTTCCGCAGAGTCGCCCTCTCACCTCCTCAAGCTTCCGCAGATGCCTCATGCACAGCAGTCTGTGTACCAAGAGGACCTGAGTGGGGACTACGCAGAGAGTCCCGCCGCCCCCCCCATGGGTCACACGGAGCACGGCAGCACGGTCGTCGCCTTTTCGGATCCCCTGTCTCACTTCACAGACTTCTTCAATGGAACTCTTAAAGAGGAGAGCCGGCTGGACGGTATCCTGACGGGAGGCTCGCTGTCGCCCTTCCACGCAGACCCGCTTCTCTCCGCCACATCGCCCCCTGCCTCCAAGGGGAGTAGCCGCAGGAGCAGCTTCAGTACAGACAATGGCGATGACCTCTGA
- the LOC125750277 gene encoding transcription factor EC-like isoform X1 → MHSGHLAPLSSGSPSDCPGTLMSITCSGKDNEVSEFPMDEVFDDLISLESTFSNEGLGCTDTHITMQNNVSHSNSMMDVYGTEQGMTAPSGGMTPAAYGAKLTIKSEFTEHDTRVLAKERQKKDNHNLIERRRRYNINYRIKELGTLIPKSNDPDMRWNKGTILKASVEYIKWLQRQQQHGRELEGRQRRLEQANRRLLLRIQELEIQARAHGLPSMAPSLGSAESPSHLLKLPQMPHAQQSVYQEDLSGDYAESPAAPPMGHTEHGSTVVAFSDPLSHFTDFFNGTLKEESRLDGILTGGSLSPFHADPLLSATSPPASKGSSRRSSFSTDNGDDL, encoded by the exons ATGCACAGCGGGCACCTGGCACCCCTCAGCTCTGGAAGCCCTTCAGACTGTCCTGGAACTCTAATGTCCATCACCTGCAGTGGCAAAGACAATGAGGTGAGCGAG TTCCCGATGGATGAAGTCTTTGATGACTTAATTAGCCTGGAATCCACTTTCAGTAACGAGGGTTTGGGATGCACGGATACTCACatcacaatgcaaaacaat GTGTCCCACAGCAACAGCATGATGGACGTGTATGGCACTGAGCAAGGTATGACTGCCCCTAGTGGTGGCATGACACCTGCAGCATATGGGGCAAAGCTCACAATAAAAAGTGAATTCACAG AACATGACACAAGAGTTTTGGCCAAAGAAAGACAAAAGAAGGACAACCATAACTTAA TTGAAAGGAGAAGAAGGTACAACATCAACTACAGGATCAAGGAGCTTGGGACACTGATACCAAAGTCCAATGACCC TGATATGCGCTGGAACAAGGGCACCATACTCAAGGCCTCGGTGGAGTATATCAAGTGGCTGCAGAGGCAGCAGCAGCATGGGCGCGAGTTAGAGGGCCGGCAGAGGAGGCTGGAACAGGCTAATCGGAGGCTGCTGCTCAGGATCCAG GAGCTGGAGATCCAGGCTCGAGCACACGGCCTCCCCAGCATGGCCCCTTCCCTGGGTTCCGCAGAGTCGCCCTCTCACCTCCTCAAGCTTCCGCAGATGCCTCATGCACAGCAGTCTGTGTACCAAGAGGACCTGAGTGGGGACTACGCAGAGAGTCCCGCCGCCCCCCCCATGGGTCACACGGAGCACGGCAGCACGGTCGTCGCCTTTTCGGATCCCCTGTCTCACTTCACAGACTTCTTCAATGGAACTCTTAAAGAGGAGAGCCGGCTGGACGGTATCCTGACGGGAGGCTCGCTGTCGCCCTTCCACGCAGACCCGCTTCTCTCCGCCACATCGCCCCCTGCCTCCAAGGGGAGTAGCCGCAGGAGCAGCTTCAGTACAGACAATGGCGATGACCTCTGA
- the LOC125750277 gene encoding transcription factor EC-like isoform X2: protein MHSGHLAPLSSGSPSDCPGTLMSITCSGKDNEFPMDEVFDDLISLESTFSNEGLGCTDTHITMQNNVSHSNSMMDVYGTEQGMTAPSGGMTPAAYGAKLTIKSEFTEHDTRVLAKERQKKDNHNLIERRRRYNINYRIKELGTLIPKSNDPDMRWNKGTILKASVEYIKWLQRQQQHGRELEGRQRRLEQANRRLLLRIQELEIQARAHGLPSMAPSLGSAESPSHLLKLPQMPHAQQSVYQEDLSGDYAESPAAPPMGHTEHGSTVVAFSDPLSHFTDFFNGTLKEESRLDGILTGGSLSPFHADPLLSATSPPASKGSSRRSSFSTDNGDDL from the exons ATGCACAGCGGGCACCTGGCACCCCTCAGCTCTGGAAGCCCTTCAGACTGTCCTGGAACTCTAATGTCCATCACCTGCAGTGGCAAAGACAATGAG TTCCCGATGGATGAAGTCTTTGATGACTTAATTAGCCTGGAATCCACTTTCAGTAACGAGGGTTTGGGATGCACGGATACTCACatcacaatgcaaaacaat GTGTCCCACAGCAACAGCATGATGGACGTGTATGGCACTGAGCAAGGTATGACTGCCCCTAGTGGTGGCATGACACCTGCAGCATATGGGGCAAAGCTCACAATAAAAAGTGAATTCACAG AACATGACACAAGAGTTTTGGCCAAAGAAAGACAAAAGAAGGACAACCATAACTTAA TTGAAAGGAGAAGAAGGTACAACATCAACTACAGGATCAAGGAGCTTGGGACACTGATACCAAAGTCCAATGACCC TGATATGCGCTGGAACAAGGGCACCATACTCAAGGCCTCGGTGGAGTATATCAAGTGGCTGCAGAGGCAGCAGCAGCATGGGCGCGAGTTAGAGGGCCGGCAGAGGAGGCTGGAACAGGCTAATCGGAGGCTGCTGCTCAGGATCCAG GAGCTGGAGATCCAGGCTCGAGCACACGGCCTCCCCAGCATGGCCCCTTCCCTGGGTTCCGCAGAGTCGCCCTCTCACCTCCTCAAGCTTCCGCAGATGCCTCATGCACAGCAGTCTGTGTACCAAGAGGACCTGAGTGGGGACTACGCAGAGAGTCCCGCCGCCCCCCCCATGGGTCACACGGAGCACGGCAGCACGGTCGTCGCCTTTTCGGATCCCCTGTCTCACTTCACAGACTTCTTCAATGGAACTCTTAAAGAGGAGAGCCGGCTGGACGGTATCCTGACGGGAGGCTCGCTGTCGCCCTTCCACGCAGACCCGCTTCTCTCCGCCACATCGCCCCCTGCCTCCAAGGGGAGTAGCCGCAGGAGCAGCTTCAGTACAGACAATGGCGATGACCTCTGA
- the LOC125750302 gene encoding uncharacterized protein LOC125750302 isoform X3: MLAGASANKETELIVGKNSFSFSRGHWPFRCRSQRHPEIGRGHWPFGRRRQRDPEIGRGHWPSGYRRQRDPEIGRGHWPCGCRRQRDPEIGRGHWPCGCRRQRDPEIGRGHWPCGCRRQRDPEIGRGHWPCGYRRQRDPEIGRGHWLFGYRRQRDPEIGRGHWPCGCRRQRDPEIGRGHWPCGCRRQRDPEIGRGHWPFGCRRQRDPEIGRGHWPSGYRRQRDPEIGRGHWFFGYRRQRDPEIGRGHWPCGYRRQRDPEIGRGHWLFGYRRQRDPEIGRGHWPFGRRRQRDPEIRLNHKHT; the protein is encoded by the exons atgcTCGCTGGTGCATCAGCAAATAAGGAGACTGAGTTAATTGTGGGGAAgaacagttttagtttcagcagAGGTCATTGGCCGTTTAGGTGCAGAAGCCAGAGACATCCAGAAATCGGCAGAGGTCATTGGCCGTTTGGGCGCAGAAGGCAGAGAGACCCAGAAATCGGCAGAG GTCATTGGCCCTCTGGGTACAGAAGGCAGAGAGACCCAGAAATCGGCAGAGGTCATTGGCCCTGTGGGTGCAGAAGGCAGAGAGACCCAGAAATCGGCAGAG GTCATTGGCCCTGTGGGTGCAGAAGGCAGAGAGACCCAGAAATCGGCAGAG GTCATTGGCCCTGTGGGTGCAGAAGGCAGAGAGACCCAGAAATCGGCAGAGGTCATTGGCCCTGTGGGTACAGAAGGCAGAGAGACCCAGAAATCGGCAGAGGTCATTGGTTGTTTGGGTACAGAAGGCAGAGGGACCCAGAAATCGGCAGAGGTCATTGGCCCTGTGGGTGCAGAAGGCAGAGAGACCCAGAAATCGGCAGAGGTCATTGGCCCTGTGGGTGCAGAAGGCAGAGAGACCCAGAAATCGGCAGAGGTCATTGGCCGTTTGGGTGCAGAAGGCAGAGAGACCCAGAAATCGGCAGAGGTCATTGGCCCTCTGGGTACAGAAGGCAGAGAGACCCAGAAATCGGCAGAGGTCATTGGTTTTTTGGGTACAGAAGGCAGAGAGACCCAGAAATCGGCAGAGGTCATTGGCCCTGTGGGTACAGAAGGCAGAGAGACCCAGAAATCGGCAGAGGTCATTGGTTGTTTGGGTACAGAAGGCAGAGGGACCCAGAAATCGGCAGAGGTCATTGGCCGTTTGGGCGCAGAAGGCAGAGAGACCCAGAAATCAGGTTAAACCATAAACACACCTGA
- the LOC125750302 gene encoding uncharacterized protein LOC125750302 isoform X2: MLAGASANKETELIVGKNSFSFSRGHWPFRCRSQRHPEIGRGHWPFGRRRQRDPEIGRGHWPFGHRRQRHPEISRGHWPFGCRRQRDPEIGRGHWPSGYRRQRDPEIGRGHWFFGYRRQRDPEIGRGHWPCGCRRQRDPEIGRGHWPCGYRRQRDPEIGRGHWLFGYRRQRDPEIGRGHWPCGCRRQRDPEIGRGHWPCGCRRQRDPEIGRGHWPFGCRRQRDPEIGRGHWPSGYRRQRDPEIGRGHWFFGYRRQRDPEIGRGHWPCGYRRQRDPEIGRGHWLFGYRRQRDPEIGRGHWPFGRRRQRDPEIRLNHKHT, encoded by the exons atgcTCGCTGGTGCATCAGCAAATAAGGAGACTGAGTTAATTGTGGGGAAgaacagttttagtttcagcagAGGTCATTGGCCGTTTAGGTGCAGAAGCCAGAGACATCCAGAAATCGGCAGAGGTCATTGGCCGTTTGGGCGCAGAAGGCAGAGAGACCCAGAAATCGGCAGAGGTCATTGGCCGTTTGGGCACAGAAGGCAGAGACATCCAGAAATCAGCAGAG GTCATTGGCCGTTTGGGTGCAGAAGGCAGAGAGACCCAGAAATCGGCAGAGGTCATTGGCCCTCTGGGTACAGAAGGCAGAGAGACCCAGAAATCGGCAGAGGTCATTGGTTTTTTGGGTACAGAAGGCAGAGGGACCCAGAAATCGGCAGAG GTCATTGGCCCTGTGGGTGCAGAAGGCAGAGAGACCCAGAAATCGGCAGAGGTCATTGGCCCTGTGGGTACAGAAGGCAGAGAGACCCAGAAATCGGCAGAGGTCATTGGTTGTTTGGGTACAGAAGGCAGAGGGACCCAGAAATCGGCAGAGGTCATTGGCCCTGTGGGTGCAGAAGGCAGAGAGACCCAGAAATCGGCAGAGGTCATTGGCCCTGTGGGTGCAGAAGGCAGAGAGACCCAGAAATCGGCAGAGGTCATTGGCCGTTTGGGTGCAGAAGGCAGAGAGACCCAGAAATCGGCAGAGGTCATTGGCCCTCTGGGTACAGAAGGCAGAGAGACCCAGAAATCGGCAGAGGTCATTGGTTTTTTGGGTACAGAAGGCAGAGAGACCCAGAAATCGGCAGAGGTCATTGGCCCTGTGGGTACAGAAGGCAGAGAGACCCAGAAATCGGCAGAGGTCATTGGTTGTTTGGGTACAGAAGGCAGAGGGACCCAGAAATCGGCAGAGGTCATTGGCCGTTTGGGCGCAGAAGGCAGAGAGACCCAGAAATCAGGTTAAACCATAAACACACCTGA
- the LOC125750302 gene encoding uncharacterized protein LOC125750302 isoform X1 codes for MLAGASANKETELIVGKNSFSFSRGHWPFRCRSQRHPEIGRGHWPFGRRRQRDPEIGRGHWPFGHRRQRHPEISRGHWPFGCRRQRDPEIGRGHWPSGYRRQRDPEIGRGHWLFGYRRQRDPEIGRGHWPCGCRRQRDPEIGRGHWPCGYRRQRDPEIGRGHWLFGYRRQRDPEIGRGHWPCGCRRQRDPEIGRGHWPCGCRRQRDPEIGRGHWPFGCRRQRDPEIGRGHWPSGYRRQRDPEIGRGHWFFGYRRQRDPEIGRGHWPCGYRRQRDPEIGRGHWLFGYRRQRDPEIGRGHWPFGRRRQRDPEIRLNHKHT; via the exons atgcTCGCTGGTGCATCAGCAAATAAGGAGACTGAGTTAATTGTGGGGAAgaacagttttagtttcagcagAGGTCATTGGCCGTTTAGGTGCAGAAGCCAGAGACATCCAGAAATCGGCAGAGGTCATTGGCCGTTTGGGCGCAGAAGGCAGAGAGACCCAGAAATCGGCAGAGGTCATTGGCCGTTTGGGCACAGAAGGCAGAGACATCCAGAAATCAGCAGAG GTCATTGGCCGTTTGGGTGCAGAAGGCAGAGAGACCCAGAAATCGGCAGAGGTCATTGGCCCTCTGGGTACAGAAGGCAGAGAGACCCAGAAATCGGCAGAG GTCATTGGTTGTTTGGGTACAGAAGGCAGAGGGACCCAGAAATCGGCAGAGGTCATTGGCCCTGTGGGTGCAGAAGGCAGAGAGACCCAGAAATCGGCAGAGGTCATTGGCCCTGTGGGTACAGAAGGCAGAGAGACCCAGAAATCGGCAGAGGTCATTGGTTGTTTGGGTACAGAAGGCAGAGGGACCCAGAAATCGGCAGAGGTCATTGGCCCTGTGGGTGCAGAAGGCAGAGAGACCCAGAAATCGGCAGAGGTCATTGGCCCTGTGGGTGCAGAAGGCAGAGAGACCCAGAAATCGGCAGAGGTCATTGGCCGTTTGGGTGCAGAAGGCAGAGAGACCCAGAAATCGGCAGAGGTCATTGGCCCTCTGGGTACAGAAGGCAGAGAGACCCAGAAATCGGCAGAGGTCATTGGTTTTTTGGGTACAGAAGGCAGAGAGACCCAGAAATCGGCAGAGGTCATTGGCCCTGTGGGTACAGAAGGCAGAGAGACCCAGAAATCGGCAGAGGTCATTGGTTGTTTGGGTACAGAAGGCAGAGGGACCCAGAAATCGGCAGAGGTCATTGGCCGTTTGGGCGCAGAAGGCAGAGAGACCCAGAAATCAGGTTAAACCATAAACACACCTGA
- the LOC125744763 gene encoding nascent polypeptide-associated complex subunit alpha, muscle-specific form-like yields MQPISLEPRAIPTLQPISLQPLALPILQPVSPQPPAIPTLQPWSLQPLALPTLQPWSLQPLALPTLQPVSLQPLALPTRQPISLQPLALPTLQPISLQPLALPIMQPVSPQPPAIPTLQPVSLQPLALPTLQPVSPQPPAIPTLQPWSLQPLALPTLQPISLQPLALPTLQPISLQPLALPTLQPISLQPLALPTLQPISLQPLALPTLQPVSPQPPAIPILQPAPSTALSSATGAPARPSALQQAHQHGLQLCNRRPSTALSSVTGAQHGPQLCNRRTSTALSSATGAPARLSALQQAPSTALSSVTGAPARPSALQQAPQHGPQLCNRRPSTALSSATGAQHGPQLCNRRPARPLALQQAHQHGPQLCNRRPARPSALQQAHQHGPQLCNRRTSTALSSATGAPARPSALQQAPSTALSSVTGAPARPSALQQAPQHGPQLCNRGPARPSALQQAPSTALSSAPSTALSSATGAPARPSALQQAHQHGLQLYNRRPSTALSSVTGAQHGPQLCNRRTSTALSSATGAPARLSALQQAPSTALSSVTGAPARPSALQQAPQHGPQLCNRRPARPSALQQAPSTALSSVTGAQHGPQLCNRCPSTALSSVTGAQHGPQLCNRRPSTALSSATGAQHGPQLCNRRPARPLALQQAHQHGPQLCNRRPARPSALQQAHQHGPQLCNRRTSTALSSATGAPARPSAL; encoded by the exons ATGCAGCCCATCTCACTGGAGCCTCGTGCCATACCCACTCTGCAGCCTATCTCACTGCAGCCTCTGGCCTTACCCATTCTGCAGCCCGTCTCACCACAACCTCCTGCCATACCTACTCTGCAGCCCTGGTCACTGCAGCCTCTGGCCTTACCCACTCTGCAGCCCTGGTCACTGCAGCCTCTGGCCTTACCCACTCTGCAGCCCGTATCACTGCAGCCTCTGGCCTTACCCACTCGGCAACCCATCTCACTGCAGCCTCTGGCCTTACCCACTCTGCAGCCTATCTCACTGCAGCCTCTGGCCTTACCCATTATGCAGCCCGTCTCACCACAGCCTCCTGCCATACCTACTCTGCAGCCCGTGTCACTGCAGCCTCTGGCCTTACCCACTCTGCAGCCCGTCTCACCACAGCCTCCTGCCATACCTACTCTGCAGCCCTGGTCACTGCAGCCTCTGGCCTTACCCACTCTGCAGCCCATCTCACTGCAGCCTCTGGCCTTACCCACTCTGCAGCCCATCTCACTGCAGCCTCTGGCCTTACCCACTCTGCAGCCCATCTCACTGCAGCCTCTGGCCTTACCCACTCTGCAGCCTATCTCACTGCAGCCTCTGGCCTTACCCACTCTGCAGCCCGTCTCACCACAGCCTCCTGCCATACCTATTCTGCAGCCC GCGCCCAGCACGGCCCTCAGCTCTGCAACAGGCGCACCAGCACGGCCCTCAGCTCTGCAACAGGCGCACCAGCACGGCCTTCAGCTCTGCAACAGGCGCCCCAGCACGGCCCTCAGCTCTGTAACAGGTGCCCAGCACGGCCCTCAGCTCTGTAACAGGCGCACCAGCACGGCCCTCAGCTCTGCAACAGGCGCaccagcacggctctcagctctgcaACAGGCGcccagcacggctctcagctctgtaACAGGCGCACCAGCACGGCCCTCAGCTCTGCAACAGGCGCCCCAGCACGGCCCTCAGCTCTGTAACAGGCGCCCCAGCACGGCCCTCAGCTCTGCAACAGGCGCCCAGCACGGCCCTCAGCTCTGTAACAGGCGCCCAGCACGGCCCTTAGCTCTGCAACAGGCGCACCAGCACGGCCCTCAGCTCTGTAACAGGCGCCCAGCACGGCCCTCAGCTCTGCAACAGGCGCACCAGCACGGCCCTCAGCTCTGCAACAGGCGCACCAGCACGGCCCTCAGCTCTGCAACAGGCGCCCCAGCACGGCCCTCAGCTCTGCAACAGGCGCCCAGCACGGCCCTCAGCTCTGTAACAGGCGCACCAGCACGGCCCTCAGCTCTGCAACAGGCGCCCCAGCACGGCCCTCAGCTCTGTAACAGGGGCCCAGCACGGCCCTCAGCTCTGCAACAGGCGCCCAGCACGGCCCTCAGCTCT GCGCCCAGCACGGCCCTCAGCTCTGCAACAGGCGCACCAGCACGGCCCTCAGCTCTGCAACAGGCGCACCAGCACGGCCTTCAGCTCTACAACAGGCGCCCCAGCACGGCCCTCAGCTCTGTAACAGGTGCCCAGCACGGCCCTCAGCTCTGTAACAGGCGCACCAGCACGGCCCTCAGCTCTGCAACAGGCGCaccagcacggctctcagctctgcaACAGGCGcccagcacggctctcagctctgtaACAGGCGCACCAGCACGGCCCTCAGCTCTGCAACAGGCGCCCCAGCACGGCCCTCAGCTCTGTAACAGGCGCCCAGCACGGCCCTCAGCTCTGCAACAGGCGCCCAGCACGGCCCTCAGCTCTGTAACAGGCGCCCAGCATGGCCCTCAGCTCTGTAACAGGTGCCCCAGCACGGCCCTCAGCTCTGTAACAGGTGCCCAGCACGGCCCTCAGCTCTGTAACAG GCGCCCCAGCACGGCCCTCAGCTCTGCAACAGGCGCCCAGCACGGCCCTCAGCTCTGTAACAGGCGCCCAGCACGGCCCTTAGCTCTGCAACAGGCGCACCAGCACGGCCCTCAGCTCTGTAACAGGCGCCCAGCACGGCCCTCAGCTCTGCAACAGGCGCACCAGCACGGCCCTCAGCTCTGCAACAGGCGCACCAGCACGGCCCTCAGCTCTGCAACAGGCGCCCCAGCACGGCCCTCAGCTCTGTAA